From Astyanax mexicanus isolate ESR-SI-001 chromosome 16, AstMex3_surface, whole genome shotgun sequence, one genomic window encodes:
- the LOC103044869 gene encoding lysosome-associated membrane glycoprotein 3, which yields MTGLRLSAMQYLILSALLFLGNTLVSEASEVTEPVLWKAPPDHSASEESPSLNVSKKPILQPKESVPVLGKYILVDPQAGMCARASLGVEFIVIDNKKKSFFNIDPRSTRAEGSCGAVKCVLSLVFDGGKLTFTFVKDGSVSYVSELKASLEPKPSCKTCKSKTYSGVMDHEKLFSVNSNQSFTCKSGTYLILSESLRIKLVPLQIQAFNLPNGTFGKGEECWADYNKRILPIILGAVAVGLILISVLIFVLTRDRHGGYEPL from the exons ATGACTGGTTTAAGACTCTCCGCCATGCAGTATCTCATCCTGTCTGCTCTGCTCTTCCTGG GAAACACTCTGGTCTCTGAGGCGTCTGAGGTAACGGAGCCTGTGCTGTGGAAGGCCCCTCCAGACCACTCTGCCAGTGAAGAAAGCCCCTCACTTAATGTCTCCAAAAAGCCCATCCTCCAGCCCAAAGAATCCGTTCCAGTGCTTGGGAAATACATCCTGGTAGACCCGCAGGCCGGAATGTGTGCAAGGGCCTCTCTGGGAGTGGAGTTTATAGTGATAGACAACAAG AAGAAATCATTTTTCAACATTGACCCCCGATCCACTAGGGCAGAAGGTTCCTGTGGAGCTGTGAAGTGCGTTCTTTCACTCGTTTTTGATGGAGGAAAACTGACCTTCACTTTCGTCAAG GATGGTAGTGTTTCCTATGTTAGCGAGCTGAAAGCCTCCTTGGAGCCAAAGCCTTCATGTAAGACAtgcaaaa GCAAAACCTATTCTGGTGTTATGGACCATGAGAAGCTCTTCTCAGTCAACAGTAACCAGAGTTTCACATGCAAGTCTGGGACGTACCTTATTCTGTCTGAAAGTCTCAGGATTAAGCTTGTCCCTTTGCAGATTCAAGCATTTAACCTGCCCAATGGAACATTTGGAAAAG GAGAAGAGTGCTGGGCTGATTACAACAAGCGGATCCTCCCCATCATACTGGGTGCTGTAGCAGTGGGTCTCATCCTCATCAGTGTGCTGATTTTTGTGTTGACTCGCGATCGCCATGGCGGCTACGAACCACTTTAA